CGCGGCGAGAGCCGGCTTAACCGGAATCGAACCGCTCCCGGATGGAAATTCCCGGGAGCGGTTAGCAATTCGGAAATGGATTACTGGCTGTTTGGCTGTTCCTGGTTCGAGGACAAGATGGGAAGGTACTCGGCGAGGGTCTTCTTGAGATCCTGCATGGTGAAGGGTTTCGCCAGAAAGCCGTCCGCACCGGCCTGGAGGGCGGCTTCGCGGTCTTCCGGGCGCGCCTTGGCGCTGACGATGTGGATGGGCATTCGTTTGCCTCTGGAATTCTCCCGCAGCCAGCGCAGGAGAGTCAGGCCGTCGACCTCGGGCATCATCACGTCGAGCAGGATCAGATCCGGTGTTGTCTGCTGCATGACCAGCATTGCTTCCATCGCATTGCAGGCGATATGCGCCTCGATGCCCATCGGCGTGAGGGCCTCTTTGATCACTTCGGCATACGCTTTTTCGTCGTCGATGAGAAGAATGACGGGTTTCGCCATGTAGCTTCCTTTCTGCACCCTGCACCATTGCTGATCGAGAACGACCATTCCACTGCGTTCGATACCACCGCGTCGCGACTGGTTTGAAGCCTGTGCGATTTTTTTCTTACCAACGCAATCCGATGTAACGAGTCTACTGTACCACAATTCCGTGCCGCAGCACGACGCCCGGGAAGCCGAAACGAGCCCCCGTTGTCTGGTTCAAAGTTTATGCAAACTTGGTTTTATACGCAATGAGGGATTTTTCCCATGGGCCGGGCGTTCAGCCCGCAGGGGCGCCGTCTCCACGCAACTTGCGCCGCTGGAACAATGCGATGCCCGCAATGAAAACCAGAACGGAGAGCAGCAGCGTTACGCTGAGACGGAATGCAACGTGGGACAGGCCAGCGCCGTCGTTCAAAATTTGCTGCAGCGTGAGCAGTCCGTGCGTCGCGGGGAAGAAATCGAACAGCATAATCGAATGTCCAAAAATAGTGAAGAGTTCCGTCGAGGGCACGGGGAAAAATGCCCCCGAAACGAATACCCCCAGCATCGTCGCCGTGCTGCCCAGATTGACCGCCTGGCTGTCGTTCTCCACGAAGCAGCCCACGACCAATCCGATGCCGATCGCCGAGAGGCTGACGGCCAGACAGGCGCTCATGGCCAGGGCAAGGGAGCCGTTGTTGTGATATCCCAACGTCAGCGCCACCATGAAAACGACGAGCACCAGGATCACGGCGACCACCAGTTGCGCGAGCGTGATCCCGAGCAGAAGTTCCCACGAGCGAACGCGGCTCAGGCGCAAACGTTGCAGCGTTCCCCAGCGTGACTCCCGCCCGACGAGCATGGCGGTCTGGGGGATGAGCATCAACAAGGCAAACACCATCATCCCGGGCGCGTAGCGGTCGTATTCGTTCAAGGGTCCGCTGGGTGCGTAGCGCGCTTCGACGATTTCCAATGGCGCCGCGCGCCCGGCGATCCGGTCGGCGTGCCGGTACAGGATTTCATCCAGGATCACGCTCGCACGGTAAAAGCGCGGGTTCAGCGCGTCGCCGTGTACCGTCGTCTCGAGGTCCCCGTCGGCATTCACTTCGAGAAACGCTGCGATCCGGCGCTCTTGAAGGGCGGCTTGTGCCGCGTCTTCATCGTCGATCGTTTTTACCTCGAAGAGCGGGCTCCCGTCCGGATAACTGGCGGCGCGCAGGGCTTCGATGAGTCCCGCATCCCCGCCATCGCCGACGGCCACCCAGATCTCATGCGTTGCCTGATAGGGTTCGCTGTAAGCGAAGGCCGTGATGCCCAGGAAGGCCAGCGGGATGAGCAGGATCAACGCCAGCAGGCTGGGCTCACGCATGATCTCGCGTAGAAATTTGCGGGCGATCTGAACGGCCTTCACGATCGCAAACTCCGTCCGGTCAACTGGATGAAAACGTCCTCGAGGGTGTTTTCCCGCAGGCGCATTTCGCCGACCGGGAGGTTCTGTTGCTCCAGGATCTCGATGATCGCAGCCAGTTTTCCCACGGCGTTGAGGGCGCGCACGGTTACCCGTCTGTTTTCGATGTCGAGGTGGACGGCGTCCACGATTGGTTTCAAGGCCTTTTCGACGGCGGATTTTTGAGCGGCGCCGAGCTGCGCGGTGATTTCGATCTCCACCACGTCTCCCTCGCCGACGCGCCGTTTCAGGGCCGCGGGAGTGTCGAGTTCTAAAAGTCGTCCGCGGTCGATGATCGCCACCCGGTCGGCCAGGCGCTCGGCTTCATCCATGTTGTGCGTGGTGAGGATGATCGTCTTCGAGCGCGCCAGCGCGTGGATGTACCGGCGCACATTCACCCGGCTCTGCGGGTCGAGTCCCGCGCCGGGTTCGTCCAGGATCACGATCTGCGGATCGTGGACCAGTGCCAGTGCCAGATTCAGGCGCCGCTGCATGCCGCCGGAAAGGGCGCGCGCCTGGACGTCCTGCTTCTCGATCAAATCGAGGTCTGCGAGCAACTGCCGGCTGCGTGAGACCGCCGTTTGGCGAGGCAGGGCGTACATCTCGCCCATGAACTCAAGCTGCTCGCGGCAGGTCAGGCGCTGCCAGACGACGATGTCCTGCGGGCAGACGCCCAGGCGAGTCCGCAGCGCTTCGTCCCGGCGGATGATGGATTCGCCGTCGATGCTGACCGTGCCGGAATCGGGCTCGAGCAAGCCGCAGATCATGTTGATCGAGGTCGTCTTGCCGGCGCCGTTGGGGCCCAGGAACCCGAAAACACCCCGCGCTGGACTTCGATGCTGAGATCGTCCACGGCGAGCAGATCGCCGTAGCGTTTGCTCAATCCCTGTGCTTTCAGAACCACTTCGCTCATGTCAAAGCCCTTCTGTC
The DNA window shown above is from Anaerolineales bacterium and carries:
- a CDS encoding response regulator; this translates as MAKPVILLIDDEKAYAEVIKEALTPMGIEAHIACNAMEAMLVMQQTTPDLILLDVMMPEVDGLTLLRWLRENSRGKRMPIHIVSAKARPEDREAALQAGADGFLAKPFTMQDLKKTLAEYLPILSSNQEQPNSQ
- a CDS encoding ABC transporter permease; the protein is MKAVQIARKFLREIMREPSLLALILLIPLAFLGITAFAYSEPYQATHEIWVAVGDGGDAGLIEALRAASYPDGSPLFEVKTIDDEDAAQAALQERRIAAFLEVNADGDLETTVHGDALNPRFYRASVILDEILYRHADRIAGRAAPLEIVEARYAPSGPLNEYDRYAPGMMVFALLMLIPQTAMLVGRESRWGTLQRLRLSRVRSWELLLGITLAQLVVAVILVLVVFMVALTLGYHNNGSLALAMSACLAVSLSAIGIGLVVGCFVENDSQAVNLGSTATMLGVFVSGAFFPVPSTELFTIFGHSIMLFDFFPATHGLLTLQQILNDGAGLSHVAFRLSVTLLLSVLVFIAGIALFQRRKLRGDGAPAG
- a CDS encoding ABC transporter ATP-binding protein, encoding MICGLLEPDSGTVSIDGESIIRRDEALRTRLGVCPQDIVVWQRLTCREQLEFMGEMYALPRQTAVSRSRQLLADLDLIEKQDVQARALSGGMQRRLNLALALVHDPQIVILDEPGAGLDPQSRVNVRRYIHALARSKTIILTTHNMDEAERLADRVAIIDRGRLLELDTPAALKRRVGEGDVVEIEITAQLGAAQKSAVEKALKPIVDAVHLDIENRRVTVRALNAVGKLAAIIEILEQQNLPVGEMRLRENTLEDVFIQLTGRSLRS